Proteins from a genomic interval of Sugiyamaella lignohabitans strain CBS 10342 chromosome C, complete sequence:
- the PTC6 gene encoding type 2C protein phosphatase PTC6 (Mitochondrial type 2C protein phosphatase (PP2C); has similarity to mammalian PP1Ks; involved in mitophagy; null mutant is sensitive to rapamycin and has decreased phosphorylation of the Pda1 subunit of pyruvate dehydrogenase; GO_component: GO:0005758 - mitochondrial intermembrane space [Evidence IEA]; GO_component: GO:0005758 - mitochondrial intermembrane space [Evidence IDA] [PMID 17166847]; GO_component: GO:0005759 - mitochondrial matrix [Evidence IEA]; GO_component: GO:0005759 - mitochondrial matrix [Evidence IDA] [PMID 18180296]; GO_component: GO:0005739 - mitochondrion [Evidence IEA]; GO_component: GO:0005739 - mitochondrion [Evidence IDA] [PMID 14562095]; GO_function: GO:0004741 - [pyruvate dehydrogenase (lipoamide)] phosphatase activity [Evidence IEA]; GO_function: GO:0003824 - catalytic activity [Evidence IEA]; GO_function: GO:0016787 - hydrolase activity [Evidence IEA]; GO_function: GO:0004721 - phosphoprotein phosphatase activity [Evidence IEA]; GO_function: GO:0004722 - protein serine/threonine phosphatase activity [Evidence IDA] [PMID 17002782]; GO_process: GO:0016236 - macroautophagy [Evidence IGI] [PMID 17166847]; GO_process: GO:0000422 - mitochondrion degradation [Evidence IMP] [PMID 17166847]; GO_process: GO:0043085 - positive regulation of catalytic activity [Evidence IMP] [PMID 18180296]; GO_process: GO:0006470 - protein dephosphorylation [Evidence IMP] [PMID 18180296]), with protein MLRRPRSYDPASIHPVPTNVPKLARSVSAYYTVESDNHSKARINLLKNPSYLGHYTSRVNRTYNEDRYYAGVLKLPVGSSLTSKYVRQKFTHHDRQVFNFAVFDGHGGSECSQFLQDHLAEYVENCDLSSGTALRDLYRKNVGGYWRAWGPELDRYVSRLTAVDDFQLRLPLSFLKADYEFSEKFERAGSTATSVYLYSDEESISANGDGTNLIGKTAAANDSEDAVDYSRTPKAFWDQDQVTTLVVAHVGDTRCILCDHHGNVHQLTTNHHPSTSVENTRLKRYATSFFTDSFGEERFGSFANTRAFGDFAAKAKGITAEPEIVECRIGDKRKIKSLSSTYPRHIKTFTGDEAFLVLMSDGVTEMISDQEVVDLVINTANKAGSGRGTPQDAAKEIVHYAAAVGGDDNATCMVIRLSGWGKWDTWYDRTAPRREEKLSSYSVRAPRRT; from the coding sequence ATGCTAAGACGACCAAGATCGTACGATCCTGCGAGCATACACCCAGTGCCCACGAATGTGCCAAAGTTGGCAAGATCTGTCTCGGCTTATTATACAGTGGAATCGGATAATCACTCCAAAGCGCGAATcaatttattaaaaaatcCATCGTATTTGGGTCACTATACGTCTCGTGTGAATAGAACTTACAATGAGGATAGATACTATGCTGGAGTCTTGAAACTACCAGTGGGATCCAGTTTGACATCCAAATATGTTCGCCAGAAATTTACCCATCATGACCGGCAGGTGTTTAATTTCGCTGTATTTGACGGGCATGGTGGATCCGAGTGTAGTCAATTTCTGCAGGATCATCTTGCAGAATACGTGGAAAATTGCGACTTATCATCAGGAACTGCTCTTCGCGATTTATATAGAAAAAACGTTGGCGGGTATTGGCGAGCATGGGGTCCAGAACTAGATCGTTATGTCAGTAGGTTGACAGCAGTGGATGATTTCCAACTCCGGCTTCCATTATCGTTCTTGAAGGCTGATTACGAGTTCAGTGAGAAATTCGAGCGCGCCGGGTCCACCGCCACCagtgtatatttatattcagaTGAGGAGTCCATTAGTGCCAATGGAGACGGCACCAACCTGATAGGTAAGACTGCAGCGGCCAATGATAGCGAAGATGCGGTCGACTATTCGAGGACTCCAAAAGCGTTCTGGGACCAGGATCAAGTAACAACTCTTGTTGTTGCTCATGTGGGTGATACGAGATGTATATTGTGCGACCACCATGGCAATGTACATCAACTTACTaccaaccaccacccatCAACATCTGTGGAAAACACACGTCTAAAACGTTATGCAACCTCCTTCTTCACTGACTCGTTTGGTGAGGAGCGTTTCGGTAGCTTTGCAAATACTAGAGCATTTGGAGACTTTGCAGCGAAAGCAAAGGGAATTACTGCAGAACCTGAGATTGTCGAGTGCCGAATAGGTGACAAAAGGAAAATAAAGTCCCTGTCGTCAACTTATCCGAGACATATTAAGACTTTCACTGGAGACGAAGCATTTTTGGTGCTAATGTCGGACGGTGTAACTGAAATGATATCTGACCAAGAAGTTGTTGACCTGGTTATCAACACAGCCAATAAAGCTGGATCTGGCAGGGGTACGCCTCAGGATGCTGCCAAGGAGATTGTACATTAcgcagctgctgttggtggagATGACAATGCTACCTGCATGGTTATTCGTCTAAGTGGCTGGGGAAAGTGGGATACTTGGTACGACCGCACCGCCCCTCGTCGTGAAGAAAAGCTCTCGAGCTATTCAGTACGAGCCCCACGAAGAACTTAA
- the POL90 gene encoding polyprotein of L1-like non-LTR retrotransposon Zorro 1 (polyprotein of non-LTR retrotransposon Zorro 1 and repeat region-related DNA), with the protein MSEDIHPVEYYKTLLPQIPELIIIAGDFNLHHPMWQSTEQVTREANSWADWVNDNGLLLATVPNVPTHIFGNTIDLTFATPNITITPEKSEDVGSDHYLQKWRIDTNPLDIELLQTYGGRYNYKRADWEKFEKVLDSRAALITIPKKLRGYSNRKSTHKVADRYATQLIGLLCDCLDEAVPKLKIVPRSKRWWTPELRQAKRDAVRARRRARSQPTEENRRLRQQANEEYASKILEAKTNTWNSYLASCRGTDIYDALKMIKPREPVPIMPALRLETGELAQTFEEQEEELYRGLFPQVKPSTRRLLKVVKTGQWKSLRMQEIEDAIRDQAPNKAPGPDGVKTVAIKRAWAVIRFRKLLKGLLQYCVRVGYHPKCFREGITVVIPKRKRDPALARSYRPITLLSTLGKVLEKIMQRRLTALTSGMLPVDQYGGRHGYSAVEAAHKLVHHAEKRMKRDQVTSVLAIDIKGAFDHVHRDTLLNTMGGMGLPTAVQNWVYQFMRGRRTSLVIDGKRTKERRIATGIPQGSPISPLLFLIYTSPLYPLIKSMGGKVIGFIDDITIYVSSTRYAENTAKLSNILARCHEWATSAHAFIDYGEKLGFMHIAKRVTPKGCRRLILPTGERIQATSSLKLLGVTIDRQLKFEEHAKSVINKGQSALNVIRRLGGVTRGVTGATMRCLYKSCVRSILEYASPIWYNRIRKGLKDAIQRIQNAALRSILGAYKPTAIVSLHRDAEIPPVEHRMLETEQYYLVRLHRDLHRYNPHRIRARKLYFGTMLGDRLDELYRTVEVTDIKKDRYRLWKPPWASRDSEAISKASSQKKSIRKEIRSQCYQKWEIEYTQSPKGAFYRSFTAPRLYSTKHANALRPFLYESPRGELSKLVQLRTGMGAMGSFFQRFRISNRRYDCRCGVEETVEHILRDCPLTEQHRPILRDASRELDLPSLLDTRKGLKAVASFLKANPSLLS; encoded by the coding sequence ATGAGCGAAGATATCCACCCCGTGGAATATTACAAGACTTTACTCCCTCAAATTCCAGAACTCATTATTatcgcaggagattttaatcttcatcatcctaTGTGGCAGAGCACTGAGCAAGTCACCAGAGAGGCAAACAGCTGGGCAGATTGGGTTAACGACAATGGACTCCTACTAGCTACGGTGCCGAATGTTCCAACTCATATTTTTGGCAATACGATCGATTTAACATTCGCAACCCCAAACATAACCATCACGCCAGAGAAGAGTGAAGATGTAGGCTCAGACCATTACCTTCAGAAATGGAGGATCGACACCAATCCATTAGACATTGAGTTGCTTCAAACCTATGGTGGAAGGTACAATTATAAGCGGGCTGATTGGGAAAAGTTCGAGAAGGTTTTGGACTCCCGAGCGGCTCTGATAACCATTCCCAAGAAACTCCGGGGCTACAGCAATCGAAAATCCACACACAAAGTCGCAGACAGATACGCCACACAGCTTATTGGATTGCTCTGTGATTGTTTGGATGAGGCGGTGCCAAAATTGAAGATTGTTCCTAGGAGCAAGAGGTGGTGGACACCTGAATTACGACAGGCCAAGCGCGACGCTGTTAGAGCTCGAAGACGAGCACGCAGTCAGCCCACTGAGGAGAATAGAAGGCTGCGGCAGCAAGCTAACGAGGAGTATGCCTCTAAGATTCTAGAGGCCAAGACCAACACCTGGAACTCATACCTCGCCTCATGTCGTGGAACCGACATTTATGACGCACTTAAGATGATCAAACCTCGCGAACCAGTACCGATAATGCCCGCCCTCCGGTTGGAAACCGGCGAATTGGCTCAAACATTTGAAGAGCAGGAAGAGGAACTTTATCGGGGTTTGTTTCCGCAGGTCAAGCCCTCGACGAGAAGATTGCTCAAAGTGGTCAAAACCGGCCAATGGAAGAGCCTACGTATGCAAGAAATCGAAGACGCCATACGCGATCAAGCGCCCAACAAGGCTCCCGGGCCCGATGGAGTCAAAACAGTCGCTATCAAACGAGCGTGGGCAGTGATACGCTTCCGTAAACTGCTGAAGGGCCTTCTACAGTACTGTGTTAGAGTTGGCTATCATCCAAAATGCTTTCGAGAAGGAATCACTGTCGTTATTCCCAAACGAAAGCGAGATCCTGCATTGGCGCGGTCCTACCGGCCGATTACACTACTGAGTACATTAGGCAAAGTTCTGGAGAAGATTATGCAACGTCGACTGACAGCTCTAACCAGTGGAATGCTGCCAGTAGATCAGTATGGTGGTCGTCATGGCTACTCCGCAGTGGAAGCAGCCCACAAGCTTGTGCATCACGCTGAAAAACGAATGAAGCGGGATCAGGTTACTTCAGTCCTTGCCATAGATATCAAAGGAGCTTTTGATCACGTCCACCGGGACACGCTCCTCAACACTATGGGGGGAATGGGGCTACCTACAGCAGTGCAGAACTGGGTTTACCAATTTATGAGAGGAAGACGAACAAGCCTGGTGATTGATGGGAAGCGTACTAAAGAGCGTAGAATAGCAACGGGTATTCCTCAGGGCTCGCCCATATCCCCACTACTATTCTTGATATACACGAGCCCGCTATATCCGTTGATCAAAAGCATGGGCGGCAAAGTCATTGGATTCATCGACGATATCACCATCTATGTATCGAGCACTAGATACGCAGAAAACACGGCCAAGCTGAGCAATATCTTAGCTCGATGCCATGAATGGGCAACTTCAGCACATGCGTTCATTGACTACGGCGAGAAGCTGGGATTCATGCACATTGCAAAACGTGTAACTCCAAAGGGGTGTAGGCGGCTCATACTCCCCACGGGGGAGAGAATTCAAGCAACTAGCTCCCTAAAGTTATTGGGAGTCACTATAGACCGCCAACTTAAGTTCGAAGAGCACGCTAAATCAGTAATCAACAAAGGCCAGTCAGCGTTAAATGTCATTCGTCGCTTGGGAGGAGTTACTCGAGGAGTAACTGGCGCTACCATGAGATGCCTCTACAAAAGCTGTGTTAGGTCTATACTCGAGTATGCCAGTCCAATTTGGTACAATCGAATCAGAAAAGGATTAAAGGATGCTATCCAAAGGATCCAAAATGCAGCTCTCCGAAGTATCTTAGGGGCCTACAAACCAACGGCCATCGTCAGCCTTCACCGAGACGCGGAAATCCCCCCTGTTGAGCATAGAATGCTGGAAACTGaacaatattatttagtACGACTCCATCGTGACCTTCATAGGTATAACCCCCACCGTATTCGAGCTAGAAAGCTATACTTTGGAACCATGTTGGGTGACCGATTGGATGAATTGTATAGGACAGTTGAAGTTACGGACATCAAAAAGGACAGGTACAGACTTTGGAAACCCCCCTGGGCTTCCAGAGACAGTGAAGCCATATCTAAGGCaagcagccagaagaaatctaTACGCAAGGAAATTAGATCACAATGCTACCAAAAATGGGAGATAGAGTACACTCAGTCGCCGAAAGGAGCTTTTTACCGGTCCTTCACAGCTCCCCGGCTCTACTCTACAAAGCACGCGAATGCACTGCGACCTTTTCTTTATGAAAGTCCGCGAGGAGAACTAAGCAAGTTGGTTCAGTTAAGAACGGGTATGGGTGCAATGGGCTCGTTCTTTCAGAGATTTCGAATCAGTAATCGTAGATATGATTGCCGATgtggagttgaagaaacggtGGAGCATATCCTCCGAGACTGTCCACTTACTGAACAACATCGACCGATCCTCCGCGACGCATCCCGTGAGCTGGATCTaccatctcttcttgataccCGAAAGGGTCTCAAAGCGGTCGCCTCCTTCCTTAAGGCGAATCCGTCACTTTTAAGCTAA
- the ADE1 gene encoding phosphoribosylaminoimidazolesuccinocarboxamide synthase (N-succinyl-5-aminoimidazole-4-carboxamide ribotide synthetase; required for 'de novo' purine nucleotide biosynthesis; red pigment accumulates in mutant cells deprived of adenine; protein abundance increases in response to DNA replication stress; GO_component: GO:0005737 - cytoplasm [Evidence IDA] [PMID 14562095]; GO_component: GO:0005634 - nucleus [Evidence IDA] [PMID 14562095]; GO_function: GO:0005524 - ATP binding [Evidence IEA,IEA]; GO_function: GO:0016874 - ligase activity [Evidence IEA]; GO_function: GO:0000166 - nucleotide binding [Evidence IEA]; GO_function: GO:0004639 - phosphoribosylaminoimidazolesuccinocarboxamide synthase activity [Evidence IEA,IEA]; GO_function: GO:0004639 - phosphoribosylaminoimidazolesuccinocarboxamide synthase activity [Evidence IDA] [PMID 1756975]; GO_function: GO:0004639 - phosphoribosylaminoimidazolesuccinocarboxamide synthase activity [Evidence IMP] [PMID 5767024]; GO_function: GO:0004639 - phosphoribosylaminoimidazolesuccinocarboxamide synthase activity [Evidence IMP] [PMID 5767025]; GO_process: GO:0006189 - 'de novo' IMP biosynthetic process [Evidence IEA]; GO_process: GO:0006189 - 'de novo' IMP biosynthetic process [Evidence IDA] [PMID 1756975]; GO_process: GO:0006189 - 'de novo' IMP biosynthetic process [Evidence IMP] [PMID 5767024]; GO_process: GO:0006189 - 'de novo' IMP biosynthetic process [Evidence IMP] [PMID 5767025]; GO_process: GO:0006164 - purine nucleotide biosynthetic process [Evidence IEA,IEA]; GO_process: GO:0006164 - purine nucleotide biosynthetic process [Evidence IDA] [PMID 1756975]; GO_process: GO:0006164 - purine nucleotide biosynthetic process [Evidence IMP] [PMID 5767024]; GO_process: GO:0006164 - purine nucleotide biosynthetic process [Evidence IMP] [PMID 5767025]), with protein MSVVTTDLQGTLPLIARGKVRDLYQLSDDKLLFVATDRISAFDVILNNGIPSKGKLLTGLSEFWFELLADVTKNHLVPGVNSHNLAKALPQSVSSNDELISQLIGRSMVVNKYKVLPLEVIVRGYITGSAWAEYKKSGTVHGIPQKAGLQESEAFETPIYTPSTKAEQGEHDENIHPDEAAKIVGPELAAKLEKLALKLYTTARDYALSKGIIIADTKFEFGTDENGDIVLLDEVLTPDSSRFWRKDTYALGKSQDSYDKQFVRDWLISNNLKAVDNVTIPDEIVEKTKAKYVEAYETLTGNKWVE; from the coding sequence ATGTCTGTGGTAACTACTGATCTCCAGGGTACATTGCCATTGATTGCCAGAGGAAAGGTTAGAGACCTTTACCAGTTGTCTGACGACAAGCTGCTCTTTGTAGCGACTGATCGTATCTCAGCTTTCGATGTAATCCTCAACAATGGTATCCCATCTAAGGGCAAGCTTCTGACTGGATTGTCAGAGTTCTGGTTTGAACTTCTTGCCGATGTCACCAAGAACCATCTTGTTCCAGGTGTCAATTCTCACAACTTGGCCAAGGCTCTTCCCCAATCTGTGAGCTCAAACGATGAGCTTATTAGTCAATTAATTGGCAGAAGCATGGTCGTCAACAAGTATAAAGTACTTCCACTTGAGGTCATTGTCCGAGGATATATCACTGGCTCTGCTTGGGCTGAGTACAAGAAATCGGGCACCGTTCATGGTATCCCACAAAAGGCTGGCCTTCAGGAAAGTGAGGCTTTCGAGACCCCTATCTACACGCCTAGTACTAAAGCTGAGCAAGGCGAACACGATGAGAACATCCATCCAGATGAGGCTGCCAAGATTGTGGGCCCTGAACTGGCTGCTAAGCTTGAGAAGCTCGCACTCAAACTCTACACTACGGCACGTGACTATGCTCTCAGTAAGGGAATCATTATCGCTGATACCAAGTTCGAATTTGGTACTGACGAGAATGGAGACattgttcttcttgacgAAGTCCTAACTCCAGATTCCTCACGATTCTGGCGTAAAGATACATACGCTCTTGGCAAGAGTCAAGATAGCTACGACAAACAGTTTGTGCGTGATTGGCTGATTTCCAACAATCTCAAGGCCGTTGATAACGTAACTATTCCCGACGAAATCGTCGAAAAAACCAAGGCCAAGTATGTCGAGGCTTACGAAACCTTGACCGGTAATAAATGGGTCGAGTAG